In Deinococcus proteolyticus MRP, a single genomic region encodes these proteins:
- the alaS gene encoding alanine--tRNA ligase has translation MTASESSSASPVQRLTTADIRRKFLEFFHSKEHLILPGHPVVAPDPTTMFTVAGMQQFKPQFMGAPAVFSEGASKRVTTAQKCVRMDDIENVGRTRRHLSLFEMMGNFSFGDYFKRDAIAWAWEFLTSPEWMGFDPERMYVTIYVDDDEAFRYWTEDHGLPKDHIHRFGADENFWPADAPLKGPNGPCGPCSEIYYDRGPKYGDDSWADYAKTRESARFLEVWNLVFPEFDRQGLDESGQPILAPLPFKNIDTGMGLERVASVVQDVPDFYTNDVFAPLIDKIVELSGRPYEGESSVSHRVIAEHARSVSMVIADGVALSNTGRGYVVRKVLRRASRHAYLLGLNEPSIYRLVPLVVEKMKDGYPELVAEQERVQAAIRAEEERFLRTLEGGIQRLNGLLEELGSEKVLSGEDAFTLYDTYGFPLDLTQEIAAEHGVDVDVTGYELALERAQETARAGSKFGKSELFDAGAEAVQNLPQTEFVGYDQLDAEGEVLAVLDSEVEGHKTVVLSRTPFYAEGGGEVGDTGRLEWAGGEGRVLDTRKIGGVFLHEVEVLRGELSQGAGVRGVVGAERAAIQRHHTATHLLHAALRAVLGSGVRQAGSLVAPDRLRFDFTHTAALSAEELAAVETLVSRWVSANFPVIWQEMPIEEAKAAGATALFGEKYGDTVRVVRVEGDVDYGGAAVSSMELCGGAHVRRTGDIGAFVLLSDENVAAGVRRIEALAGEAATAWVRERLGRLNRTASLLNTSAEGLEDRIAGLQHQLKASEKEMAQVRAQLAEAQMGGGNSADTRELGGFKVASLKLSGVEGNELRGAADRLLEQSGADLVVIASDKGLVVKATKDAVAKGAHAGQLVGKLAAAGGGRGGGRPDMAQAGITDAAGALGALDTALS, from the coding sequence ATGACCGCGTCAGAGTCCTCTTCCGCCTCCCCTGTCCAACGCCTCACCACCGCGGACATTCGCCGCAAGTTCTTGGAGTTCTTCCACAGCAAAGAGCACCTGATTCTGCCCGGCCACCCGGTGGTGGCCCCTGACCCCACCACCATGTTCACGGTGGCCGGGATGCAGCAGTTCAAACCGCAGTTCATGGGCGCACCGGCCGTCTTCAGCGAAGGCGCGAGCAAGCGCGTGACCACCGCGCAGAAATGCGTGCGAATGGACGACATCGAGAACGTGGGCCGCACCCGGCGCCACCTCAGCCTGTTCGAGATGATGGGCAATTTCAGCTTTGGGGACTACTTCAAGCGCGACGCCATCGCCTGGGCCTGGGAATTTCTGACCAGCCCCGAGTGGATGGGCTTCGACCCCGAGCGGATGTACGTGACCATCTACGTGGACGATGACGAAGCCTTCCGCTACTGGACCGAGGACCACGGCCTGCCCAAAGACCACATCCACCGCTTCGGCGCCGACGAGAACTTCTGGCCGGCCGACGCTCCGCTCAAAGGCCCCAACGGCCCCTGCGGCCCGTGCAGCGAAATCTACTACGACCGTGGCCCCAAATACGGCGACGACAGCTGGGCCGACTACGCCAAGACCCGCGAAAGTGCTCGCTTTCTGGAAGTGTGGAACCTGGTGTTTCCCGAATTCGACCGCCAGGGCCTGGATGAAAGCGGCCAGCCGATTCTTGCCCCGCTGCCGTTCAAGAACATTGATACCGGCATGGGCCTGGAACGCGTGGCCAGCGTGGTGCAGGACGTACCCGACTTTTACACCAACGACGTATTCGCTCCCCTGATTGACAAGATCGTCGAGCTGAGCGGCCGCCCCTACGAGGGCGAAAGCAGCGTGTCGCACCGCGTGATTGCCGAGCACGCCCGCTCGGTGAGCATGGTGATTGCCGACGGTGTGGCCCTGAGCAACACCGGACGCGGCTACGTGGTCCGCAAAGTGCTGCGCCGCGCTTCCCGTCACGCCTACCTGCTGGGCCTGAACGAACCCAGCATCTACCGCCTGGTGCCGCTGGTGGTCGAGAAAATGAAGGACGGCTACCCGGAACTGGTGGCCGAGCAGGAACGGGTGCAGGCCGCCATCCGGGCCGAGGAAGAACGCTTCTTGCGGACCCTGGAAGGCGGCATTCAGCGGCTGAATGGCCTGCTGGAAGAACTGGGCAGCGAGAAGGTGCTCAGCGGTGAGGACGCCTTTACCCTGTACGACACGTACGGTTTCCCGCTGGACCTGACCCAGGAAATCGCGGCCGAGCATGGCGTAGACGTGGACGTGACCGGCTACGAACTGGCACTGGAACGCGCCCAGGAAACCGCCCGTGCCGGCAGCAAATTCGGCAAGTCCGAGCTGTTCGACGCCGGGGCCGAGGCTGTCCAGAACCTGCCCCAGACCGAGTTCGTGGGCTATGACCAGCTGGACGCCGAGGGCGAAGTGCTGGCTGTCCTGGACAGTGAAGTGGAGGGCCACAAAACGGTGGTCCTGAGCCGCACTCCTTTCTATGCCGAGGGCGGCGGCGAGGTGGGCGACACCGGCCGGCTGGAGTGGGCCGGCGGCGAGGGCCGGGTACTGGACACCCGCAAAATCGGCGGCGTGTTCCTGCACGAGGTGGAAGTGCTGCGCGGCGAGCTGAGCCAGGGCGCTGGCGTGCGCGGCGTGGTCGGCGCAGAGCGGGCAGCCATTCAGCGCCACCACACCGCCACCCACCTGCTGCACGCGGCGCTGCGGGCCGTGCTGGGCAGCGGCGTGCGGCAGGCCGGGTCGCTGGTGGCCCCTGACCGGCTGCGCTTCGACTTTACCCACACGGCGGCCCTCAGCGCCGAGGAACTGGCCGCCGTGGAAACCCTGGTCAGCCGTTGGGTCAGCGCCAATTTCCCGGTCATCTGGCAGGAGATGCCGATTGAGGAAGCCAAAGCCGCCGGGGCCACGGCCCTGTTCGGCGAAAAATACGGCGATACCGTGCGCGTGGTGCGTGTGGAAGGCGACGTGGACTACGGCGGCGCAGCCGTGTCCAGCATGGAGCTGTGCGGCGGGGCACACGTGCGCCGGACCGGCGACATCGGCGCGTTCGTACTGCTTAGCGATGAGAACGTGGCTGCGGGCGTGCGCCGCATCGAGGCACTGGCCGGTGAAGCGGCCACCGCCTGGGTGCGCGAGCGCCTCGGCCGCCTGAACCGCACCGCCAGCCTGCTGAACACCAGCGCCGAGGGGCTGGAAGACCGCATCGCCGGGCTGCAACACCAGCTGAAGGCCAGCGAAAAGGAAATGGCCCAGGTGCGTGCCCAGCTGGCAGAAGCCCAGATGGGCGGCGGCAACAGCGCCGACACCCGCGAGCTGGGCGGCTTCAAGGTCGCCAGCCTGAAGCTGAGCGGGGTTGAGGGCAACGAACTGCGCGGCGCGGCCGACCGACTCTTGGAGCAGAGTGGCGCTGACCTGGTGGTCATCGCTTCCGACAAGGGGCTGGTCGTCAAAGCCACCAAGGACGCTGTGGCCAAGGGTGCCCACGCCGGCCAACTGGTCGGCAAACTCGCGGCGGCCGGCGGAGGCAGGGGCGGCGGCCGGCCCGACATGGCGCAGGCCGGAATTACCGACGCGGCGGGAGCACTGGGAGCACTGGACACTGCGCTGAGCTGA
- a CDS encoding response regulator — translation MPKILVVDDDAAILKLISVILTRSGHDVRTASHPVEALDLMKVFVPDLVISDVVMPYMTGLDFLEKMREDEKLARVPFMLLSSHAERADVRRGMNLGADDYLPKPFTPADLNGAVEARLRRAGMTLQGESGLKATALGSAQVTQDGEVVSWVSRKALELFFFLLENGEVTSWEAAEALWPEKDESRASSLFHTTLHRLRKSLGSDAVTSTNRRYSLSDDIRPEYDVQRFELLAAQAEQGKLGLEELREVVGLYGEYLPGSDGPWIDDVRARLEGLQLSVLDSAATAAGEAGNHKEMASYLQRALSIDPMGDKHWDLLAGAMQALSDESRARQAREHEMWWDSDLG, via the coding sequence ATGCCCAAAATCCTGGTCGTGGATGACGACGCCGCCATTCTGAAGCTGATTTCCGTGATTCTGACCCGCTCAGGCCACGACGTGCGGACGGCCAGCCACCCGGTCGAAGCACTGGACCTGATGAAAGTGTTTGTACCGGACCTGGTCATCAGCGATGTGGTGATGCCGTACATGACCGGCCTGGACTTTCTGGAGAAAATGCGCGAGGACGAGAAGTTGGCGCGGGTTCCCTTCATGCTGCTGTCCAGCCACGCCGAGCGGGCGGATGTGCGCCGGGGCATGAACCTGGGAGCCGACGATTACCTGCCCAAGCCCTTTACCCCCGCCGACCTGAATGGCGCCGTGGAAGCGCGTCTACGCCGCGCCGGGATGACGCTGCAGGGCGAGAGCGGCCTCAAGGCCACTGCGCTGGGCAGCGCCCAGGTCACGCAGGACGGCGAAGTGGTGTCGTGGGTGTCGCGCAAGGCGCTGGAGCTGTTTTTCTTCCTGCTGGAAAATGGCGAAGTCACCTCCTGGGAAGCCGCCGAAGCGCTGTGGCCCGAAAAGGACGAGTCGCGGGCCAGCAGCCTGTTTCACACCACGCTGCACCGCCTGCGCAAGTCGCTGGGCAGCGACGCCGTGACCAGCACCAACCGCCGCTACAGCCTGTCCGACGACATCCGCCCCGAATACGATGTGCAGCGCTTCGAGCTGCTGGCGGCTCAGGCGGAGCAGGGCAAGCTGGGCCTGGAAGAACTGCGCGAGGTGGTCGGCCTGTACGGCGAGTACCTGCCCGGCAGCGACGGCCCCTGGATTGACGATGTGCGGGCACGGCTCGAAGGCCTGCAGCTGAGCGTGCTGGACAGCGCCGCCACTGCCGCAGGCGAAGCCGGCAACCACAAGGAAATGGCCAGTTACCTGCAGCGCGCCCTGAGCATCGATCCTATGGGCGACAAGCACTGGGACCTGCTGGCCGGAGCCATGCAGGCCCTGAGCGACGAGTCCCGCGCCCGCCAGGCCCGCGAACACGAGATGTGGTGGGACAGCGACCTCGGCTGA
- a CDS encoding putative bifunctional diguanylate cyclase/phosphodiesterase, whose product MYSAPGPVRLQLETLLQETQARGDDRQEAAVQCVLGACAFSQGDYPAAGRYTAQALALARKHHLVSVASRCLNTLGLVARSAGQTAQAMDHYLGSLRLAQELHDEIARCRVLGNIAALHMYLGNAEQAYAIHSELLLQVRRLGHLAFTANTLIWLAREREVYQDPQRALAYAREALELSLKCELKKFECQARMLVGQLLLKQGELAQAGEVLRPGVELARQLNHRDALTELLLSLGQLQLAQGDTDEAGVTLQEALHNCAGEPAFSFHERIRALATLSQVAEQQGNLEQALKRLREQRALELELHSRDMQLRTEALSLQVRLEEVQHRAEKEQQRSMELAEANLALRQTEAEWRYRATHDLLTGLMNRSWLHERLAQLLTSRRDDEQLGLILINLDDFRMVNDRYGHFSGDQVLMVAAQRLLMSASDHDLVGRVSGDEFVVLARHLSGAADLEARASQLLQVLRAPYVVGPYQIEQGASLVTLLAPWDGEQAGQLMQNANLAMTQVKRGPGNRVLRYTPALSTAEAERRRLERELREAVEGSGLSLHYQPQFQLPSRQLTGYEALVRWNNPRLGPVSPASFIPIAEETGVIVELGYWVLREACRQAAAWKFAGRCLSMAVNVSVRQFEQPDFVERVVQALHGVGLPGSQLVLELTESLVLHDKDLANRHIMALRAHGIRIAIDDFGTGYSSLSLLRQLPFEQLKIDRSFIQDFAGETQAISFQEARVVMEGVTAIARGLGLHVTAEGVETEEQLQLLSDLGCDKVQGFLLGRPVPAAEAEVWLPEIGGPEAQGPGASAGPDAG is encoded by the coding sequence ATGTACTCCGCGCCTGGTCCGGTACGCCTTCAGCTGGAAACCCTGCTCCAGGAGACTCAGGCCAGGGGAGATGACCGGCAGGAAGCTGCCGTGCAGTGTGTCCTTGGCGCCTGTGCCTTTTCGCAGGGCGATTACCCTGCTGCGGGACGCTACACGGCACAGGCGCTGGCCCTGGCCCGCAAACATCATCTGGTGAGCGTAGCGAGCCGCTGCCTGAACACTCTGGGCCTGGTGGCCCGCAGTGCCGGGCAAACGGCGCAGGCGATGGACCACTACCTGGGGAGCCTGCGCCTGGCACAGGAGCTGCACGATGAGATAGCCCGCTGCCGGGTCCTGGGCAACATCGCCGCGCTGCACATGTACCTGGGCAACGCCGAGCAGGCTTACGCCATCCACAGCGAACTGCTCCTCCAGGTGCGGCGGCTGGGTCATCTGGCGTTCACCGCCAACACCCTTATCTGGCTGGCCCGCGAGCGCGAGGTGTACCAGGACCCGCAGCGTGCCCTCGCCTACGCCCGTGAGGCACTGGAGCTGTCGCTGAAATGCGAGCTGAAGAAATTTGAGTGCCAAGCCCGCATGCTGGTAGGTCAGTTGCTGCTGAAACAGGGCGAGCTGGCCCAGGCGGGCGAGGTCCTGCGTCCGGGTGTGGAGCTGGCCCGTCAGCTGAACCACCGGGACGCCCTGACCGAGCTGCTGCTTTCGCTGGGACAACTTCAGCTCGCGCAGGGAGATACCGACGAGGCTGGCGTTACCCTGCAGGAGGCCCTGCACAACTGCGCCGGGGAACCGGCCTTCTCGTTTCATGAGCGTATCCGGGCACTGGCCACGCTTTCGCAGGTGGCCGAGCAGCAGGGCAACTTGGAGCAGGCCCTGAAGCGGCTGCGCGAACAGCGCGCTTTGGAACTGGAGCTGCACTCGCGCGACATGCAGCTGCGGACCGAGGCGCTGTCTTTGCAGGTGCGGCTGGAGGAAGTGCAGCACCGTGCCGAAAAGGAGCAGCAGCGCAGCATGGAGCTGGCCGAAGCCAATCTGGCGCTCCGCCAGACCGAGGCCGAGTGGCGTTACCGCGCCACCCACGACCTGCTGACCGGCCTGATGAACCGCTCCTGGCTACATGAGCGGCTGGCCCAGCTGCTGACAAGTCGCCGCGATGACGAGCAGCTGGGGCTGATTCTGATTAATCTGGACGACTTCCGCATGGTCAACGACCGTTACGGGCATTTCAGCGGTGATCAGGTGCTGATGGTCGCAGCGCAGCGGCTGCTGATGTCGGCCAGCGACCATGATTTGGTCGGCCGGGTCAGCGGGGACGAGTTCGTGGTGCTGGCCCGGCACCTTTCGGGCGCCGCCGACCTGGAGGCGCGGGCCAGCCAGCTGCTGCAGGTGCTGCGGGCTCCTTACGTGGTGGGGCCGTACCAGATAGAGCAGGGGGCCTCGCTGGTCACGTTGCTGGCTCCCTGGGACGGTGAGCAGGCCGGGCAGCTGATGCAAAACGCCAACCTCGCCATGACGCAGGTCAAGCGGGGGCCAGGCAACCGGGTGCTGCGGTACACGCCGGCCCTGAGCACCGCTGAGGCGGAGCGCCGCCGCTTGGAGCGCGAGTTGCGTGAGGCGGTCGAGGGCAGTGGCCTGAGCCTGCATTATCAGCCACAGTTTCAGCTGCCGTCGCGGCAACTCACCGGCTACGAGGCGCTGGTGCGCTGGAACAATCCGCGGCTGGGACCTGTGTCGCCGGCCTCCTTCATCCCGATAGCCGAGGAAACCGGAGTTATTGTGGAGCTGGGCTACTGGGTGCTGCGCGAGGCCTGCCGGCAGGCTGCCGCCTGGAAGTTCGCCGGGCGCTGTCTCAGCATGGCGGTAAACGTGTCGGTGCGGCAGTTCGAGCAACCCGACTTTGTGGAGCGGGTCGTGCAGGCGCTGCACGGTGTCGGTCTGCCTGGCAGCCAGCTGGTGCTGGAGCTGACCGAAAGCCTGGTACTGCACGACAAGGACCTGGCCAACCGCCACATCATGGCGCTGCGGGCCCACGGCATCCGCATTGCCATCGACGACTTCGGCACCGGCTATTCCAGTTTGAGCCTGCTGCGCCAGCTGCCGTTCGAACAGCTGAAGATAGACCGTTCATTTATTCAGGACTTTGCCGGCGAGACGCAGGCCATTTCGTTTCAGGAGGCGCGGGTGGTTATGGAGGGAGTCACGGCCATTGCCCGTGGTCTGGGGCTGCATGTGACGGCCGAGGGCGTAGAAACGGAGGAACAGCTGCAGCTGCTGTCCGACCTGGGCTGCGACAAGGTGCAGGGCTTCTTGCTGGGCCGCCCGGTGCCTGCCGCCGAGGCAGAAGTGTGGCTGCCCGAGATCGGCGGGCCGGAGGCACAAGGTCCTGGCGCTTCGGCGGGGCCGGACGCCGGCTAG